In Acetivibrio cellulolyticus CD2, the sequence TATTCACTATTCAGAGCCGTCAAAACCTTGGCATTATATGAATCTCCATCCAATGAAGAAGGAATACTTAAAGTATACGGCATTAAGTCCGTGGATGGATTTTACACCTTCAGATCTTAAGTTCAAAAACAGAATTAAGAAATTACTTTTGAGAACACGCTTAGGGCAGGCTGTAGCAGGTTATTGCAATAACCTAAATTTGTGCTATGAAAAGGATAGTGAGTACCTAAACAAAAAACTGTCAAAATCCCCATTGTTCAAAGCTGCGTATTTCGTATTTTTCCCTATTGGATACAATTATAACAAACGTCTTTCAAAACTTGCAGGAATGTCTTATTATATTGAGAACGGAAAAATTAATATAAATAACAGAGTGCTTTCCAATATGGCATGTGCCGGTTTGTCTGTTTTTAGATTTTTGATACCCGGACCACTGCGCAATTATTTGAGGGAAGAATCTGTGAGCAAAAAATACATGTGTCCCTGCTGTGGTTATAAAACTTTTGTAAATGACAGGGATGATGAAGAAATCTGCAAAATATGTTTTTGGCAGAATGATATTGATCAGGTTATAAATCCTAATTATGACGGCGGTGCAAATGAGGTTTCACTTAGCCAGGCCCGCAAGAATTATCTTGAATTCGGAGCTTCTGACAAAAGATATATGTTTGTAGCACAAAAGCCAACAATTTTTGATGAAAAAGATATCCACGAAAGTAAATCAGGGGTTCTCCAAAAAATATGAAAGGTAAAATACTATGAAAAATATAAAAAAGAGTTGGATTGTTTTGATTTTAGTTATGGCGCTCATCGGGATAAATACTGAAGTATTCTATGGGCAAAACACTAAAGTATCAAATGAAACTGAAAAGACACAGGCTGCTAAACTTGAACAGTTTATTGAAGAACGCATGAAAACAGCAGGAATTCCCGGAATGGCTGTGATTGTTGTAAAAGGCGAGCAGACAGTATATGAGGGTGATTTTGGATTTAATGATGTAAAAAGCAGCCAAAAATTTTCTGAAAATATGTTATTTCCGTTAGGTATGAACGGAGAATCATATACAGCATCAGGCGTTTTAAAGCTGGTAGAGCAAGAAAAGCTTAATTTATCCGATGCTGTTGTTAAATACCTGCCATGGCTTAACTCTACTTTTGCAGATGAAAGAATTAAAGATGTTACTGTCGAGCAGCTTCTTCACCATACTGGAGGCTTGCCAGAACCACGAAAGGGTGCAAATTCAGGTAAAGCCGAAGGAAAAACAGAAATTAAAAAGCTTTTCGAAGGACTTAAACTGGATTTTACGCCGGGAGAGAAATACTCCTATTCAGCTCTTGACTACATAATTTTGGAACAACTTATTGAAAAGGTGTCAAATCAAGCATATGACAGTTTTATGAAGGAACAGGTATTTGGGGTGTTTCAGTTGAAAAACACATTTTTAGCTGAAGATTCATATTCTAAGTCCGAACTTGCAAAAGGTTACAAAACTGAGTACATGCATCCAGTTAGATATGATGCTCCTAAATTAATTGGAGAGTTAAGAACAGAGGGGATGATTACAAGTACCGATGATGCCGCAAAGTGGCTTAGGGCAAATATCAAGGAAGATGAGCAGATTTTTGAAACTGGACATGCTCCCGAAATATACAGCGGAAACTCTCAAGGTAGTTTCAGGACTATGGGCTGGAGTACTGTTCAAGGGAGGAAAAATTGGCTTTTCAATTCGGGTACGCTGCCAAATTACACTTCATTTATGGCATTTAGTCCTGAAGAAAAGCTGGGAATTGCTGTGTTCGCAAATATCAACAGCTCTGATGTTCAGAATATAGGGTGGGGAATAATAGATGTAGTAATGGGTAAGACTCCGGCCGCGTTTGCCGGGGATCTACTAAAACAGCTTGACTTTTTGTCGGTGTTGGTTATTTGTGCTGCGGGTATTTTTATCGTACTAACTTTATTGTTTTTTATTTTACTTATAAGAGATATAAGAAGAAAGCATCGTTCTTTTATCGGACTAAACCCGGGTTTCATATCTGAACTGGTTTTATACCTGTTTTTTGCAGTGGGATTAACAGTCTGTTTTCGTGCGATACCAAATATAGTTCTTGGGTATGGTGATTGGAATGATATAAGTGTATG encodes:
- a CDS encoding glycosyltransferase yields the protein METIKIVTSSDDRYVQHLGIMLISLLMNTASRESLEFFVIDGGITDKNKEILASIVGKYGLKMHFLQLSPERYQSFNVMSYFGQATFFRIFVTDLFDPSVEKIVFLDCDMIIKGDIAELWKTDVSGYYMAAVEDVGLENDGLYGIQHKRSLGIKRRSKYFNAGVMVINMTLWRNHNIPDRTRNYLLTHHNDVKLPDQDALNAVLCDNWKLLHPKWNQQATLQLFYKKKWVIREDLLEAVHNPAIIHYSEPSKPWHYMNLHPMKKEYLKYTALSPWMDFTPSDLKFKNRIKKLLLRTRLGQAVAGYCNNLNLCYEKDSEYLNKKLSKSPLFKAAYFVFFPIGYNYNKRLSKLAGMSYYIENGKININNRVLSNMACAGLSVFRFLIPGPLRNYLREESVSKKYMCPCCGYKTFVNDRDDEEICKICFWQNDIDQVINPNYDGGANEVSLSQARKNYLEFGASDKRYMFVAQKPTIFDEKDIHESKSGVLQKI